One window of Candidatus Methylomirabilota bacterium genomic DNA carries:
- a CDS encoding metalloregulator ArsR/SmtB family transcription factor: protein MKTIAPLPLARLDANHTHVEAFKALAHLSRLQVFFFLVRAGKEMSVGEIQEAVEIPGPTLSHHLDALRRAGLVQSRKEERYIYYSVQRDAVTALVRLLTACC, encoded by the coding sequence ATGAAAACCATAGCTCCGCTGCCCCTGGCCCGGCTGGATGCCAATCACACCCACGTGGAGGCCTTCAAGGCCCTCGCCCACCTGAGCCGTCTCCAGGTCTTCTTCTTCCTGGTGCGCGCGGGGAAGGAGATGTCGGTGGGCGAGATCCAGGAGGCCGTGGAGATCCCCGGGCCAACCCTGTCCCATCACCTGGACGCGCTCCGTCGAGCGGGCCTCGTCCAGAGCCGCAAGGAAGAGCGGTACATCTACTATTCCGTGCAGCGAGACGCGGTGACGGCGCTCGTGCGCCTGCTCACCGCCTGCTGCTAG
- a CDS encoding ArsI/CadI family heavy metal resistance metalloenzyme has product MSAKVHMHMHVSDLAKSREFYEKFLGEGPVKVKTGYAKFLPGWAPVNLALSHGGSAARGTVDHVGIQVESVETVMAQLARVKAAGLPVTEEMGVNCCHANQDKFWVTDPDGVEWEVYHLNYDLEDETQAPVAKASKGLQLAKTTSCCSS; this is encoded by the coding sequence GTGAGCGCGAAAGTACACATGCACATGCACGTGTCGGACCTCGCCAAGAGCCGAGAGTTCTACGAGAAGTTCCTCGGCGAGGGGCCGGTCAAGGTGAAGACGGGCTATGCCAAGTTCCTGCCCGGCTGGGCGCCCGTCAACCTGGCCCTCTCCCATGGCGGAAGCGCCGCCCGCGGCACCGTCGACCATGTCGGCATCCAGGTCGAGTCGGTGGAGACCGTCATGGCCCAGCTGGCGCGCGTCAAGGCGGCCGGGCTGCCCGTCACCGAGGAGATGGGTGTCAACTGCTGCCACGCCAACCAGGACAAGTTCTGGGTCACGGACCCCGACGGCGTGGAGTGGGAGGTCTATCATCTCAACTACGATCTCGAGGACGAGACGCAGGCCCCCGTGGCCAAGGCGTCGAAGGGACTGCAGCTCGCGAAGACCACGTCCTGCTGCAGCTCCTGA
- a CDS encoding arsenite methyltransferase produces the protein MAEQDIKSIVKDKYAQAALRVTASSGACCGSPASQGECDPITSNLYTESETCGLPAEATAASLGCGNPTALADLKPGETVLDLGSGGGIDVLLSAKRVGPTGKAYGLDMTDEMLALARENQRKAGVANVEFLKGEIEQIPLPANSVDVIISNCVINLSADKDRVFAEAFRVLKPGGRFAVSDVVVRGEVPAELRKSIELWIGCVAGALEEQEYREKLAKAGFDAVDLEPTRIYRVEDAREFLAGAGLDADAIAPQVNDKFMSAFVRARKPAAV, from the coding sequence ATGGCTGAGCAAGACATCAAGAGCATCGTGAAGGACAAGTACGCTCAGGCGGCGCTCCGGGTGACGGCGTCGAGCGGGGCCTGTTGTGGCTCGCCAGCCTCTCAGGGCGAATGCGACCCCATCACCTCCAATCTCTATACGGAAAGTGAAACCTGTGGCTTGCCGGCCGAGGCCACCGCGGCCTCCCTGGGCTGCGGCAATCCCACCGCGCTGGCCGATCTCAAGCCGGGCGAGACCGTCCTCGACCTGGGCTCGGGCGGCGGCATTGACGTGCTCCTCTCCGCCAAGCGCGTGGGGCCAACCGGCAAGGCGTATGGCCTCGACATGACCGACGAGATGCTTGCCCTCGCCCGCGAGAACCAGCGGAAGGCCGGCGTGGCCAACGTCGAGTTCCTCAAGGGCGAGATCGAGCAGATCCCCCTGCCCGCCAACTCCGTGGATGTCATCATCTCGAACTGCGTGATCAATCTCTCGGCCGACAAGGACCGCGTCTTTGCCGAGGCCTTCCGAGTGCTCAAGCCGGGCGGCCGCTTTGCCGTGTCCGACGTAGTCGTGCGCGGTGAGGTCCCGGCCGAGCTTCGCAAGAGCATCGAGCTCTGGATAGGCTGCGTGGCCGGCGCGCTCGAAGAGCAGGAGTACCGCGAAAAGCTGGCCAAGGCCGGATTCGACGCGGTCGACCTCGAGCCCACGCGTATCTACCGCGTCGAGGATGCGCGCGAGTTTCTGGCGGGCGCGGGCCTCGATGCCGACGCCATCGCACCTCAGGTCAACGACAAGTTCATGAGCGCATTCGTTCGCGCACGCAAGCCCGCGGCGGTGTGA